One region of Salvia miltiorrhiza cultivar Shanhuang (shh) chromosome 3, IMPLAD_Smil_shh, whole genome shotgun sequence genomic DNA includes:
- the LOC131018036 gene encoding peptidyl-prolyl cis-trans isomerase FKBP42-like isoform X1 codes for MVEVEEHQRAHSDQDGEDDIVVEGTSVVNGEPPQDESGPPKVDSEVEVLHEKVRKQIIKKGHGQKPSKYSTCFLHYRAWTESTLHKFEDTWHEQQPLELVLGKEKTEMTGLAVGISSMKSGERALLHVGWELGYGKEGNFSFPNVAPMADIVYEVELIGFDETKEGKARGDMTVEERIGSADRRKMDGNALFKEEKLEAAMQQYEMAIAYLGDDFMFQLFGKYRDMALAVKNPCHLNMAACLIKLKRYDEAIAQCGIVLVEDENNVKALFRRGKARAELGQVDAAREDFLKARKYAPEDKAIAKELRLLAEHDKAVYQKQKELYKGLFGKSPDPKPKPKNWLILSWQWLLSIFYRLFKQQRQKDD; via the exons ATGGTGGAAGTGGAGGAGCACCAGAGAGCACATTCAG ATCAAGATGGAGAAGATGATATAGTTGTTGAAGGCACCTCTGTTGTTAATGGAGAACCTCCCCAAGATGAAAGTGGTCCTCCTAAAGTAGATTCTGAAGTGGAAGTTCTTCATGAGAAAGTGAGGAAGCAAATTATTAAGAAGGGCCATGGCCAGAAGCCATCAAAATATTCAACATGCTTCT TGCATTACAGAGCATGGACTGAAAGCACACTACACAAGTTTGAAGATACATGGCATGAACAACAACCCCTTGAGCTTGTCCTTGGAAAAG AGAAAACTGAAATGACTGGCTTGGCTGTTGGCATTTCAAGCATGAAATCTGGTGAACGTGCGTTGTTACATGTTGGATGGGAATTAGGGTACGGAAAAGAAGGGAACTTTTCATTTCCAAATGTTGCTCCAATGGCAGATATTGTGTATGAAGTGGAATTGATTGGTTTCGATGAAACCAAAGAA GGGAAAGCCCGCGGTGACATGACAGTAGAGGAGAGAATTGGTTCAGCAGATAGAAGAAAGATGGACGGAAATGCATTATTCAAGGAGGAAAAACTGGAGGCGGCAATGCAACAGTATGAAATG GCCATAGCATATCTGGGAGACGACTTCATGTTCCAATTGTTTGGGAAGTACCGTGATATGGCTTTGGCAGTAAAGAATCCCTGTCACCTTAACATGGCAGCATGCCTGATAAAACTCAAGCGCTATGATGAAGCCATCGCTCAATGTGGCATT GTCTTGGTCGAGGATGAAAACAATGTGAAAGCACTGTTTCGGCGTGGCAAAGCTAGAGCAGAGCTTGGGCAGGTGGATGCTGCTCGTGAAGATTTCCTCAAGGCCCGTAAATATGCCCCAGAAGACAAAGCCATAGCAAAAGAGCTGCGTCTGCTAGCAGAACACGACAAAGCTGTTTATCAGAAACAGAAAGAGCTTTACAAGGGATTATTTGGAAAAAGTCCAGATCCCAAACCAAAACCCAAAAATTGGCTGATTTTATCCTGGCAGTGGTTGCTGTCAATATTTTATCGCCTTTTCAAGCAGCAGAGGCAGAAAGATGACTGA
- the LOC131018036 gene encoding peptidyl-prolyl cis-trans isomerase FKBP42-like isoform X2 gives MYFLLELMLPSFNLSRCNALVNVHFQIFIFKSSSPHFTIKHEVCIMELVRELCELHYRAWTESTLHKFEDTWHEQQPLELVLGKEKTEMTGLAVGISSMKSGERALLHVGWELGYGKEGNFSFPNVAPMADIVYEVELIGFDETKEGKARGDMTVEERIGSADRRKMDGNALFKEEKLEAAMQQYEMAIAYLGDDFMFQLFGKYRDMALAVKNPCHLNMAACLIKLKRYDEAIAQCGIVLVEDENNVKALFRRGKARAELGQVDAAREDFLKARKYAPEDKAIAKELRLLAEHDKAVYQKQKELYKGLFGKSPDPKPKPKNWLILSWQWLLSIFYRLFKQQRQKDD, from the exons ATGTACTTTCTGCTGGAGCTAATGTTACCTTCTTTCAACCTTAGCAGATGCAATGCTTTAGTAAATGTTCATTTTCAAATCTTCATTTTCAAATCTTCATCTCCTCATTTTACAATCAAACATGAAGTCTGTATAATGGAATTAGTAAGAGAACTTTGTGAAT TGCATTACAGAGCATGGACTGAAAGCACACTACACAAGTTTGAAGATACATGGCATGAACAACAACCCCTTGAGCTTGTCCTTGGAAAAG AGAAAACTGAAATGACTGGCTTGGCTGTTGGCATTTCAAGCATGAAATCTGGTGAACGTGCGTTGTTACATGTTGGATGGGAATTAGGGTACGGAAAAGAAGGGAACTTTTCATTTCCAAATGTTGCTCCAATGGCAGATATTGTGTATGAAGTGGAATTGATTGGTTTCGATGAAACCAAAGAA GGGAAAGCCCGCGGTGACATGACAGTAGAGGAGAGAATTGGTTCAGCAGATAGAAGAAAGATGGACGGAAATGCATTATTCAAGGAGGAAAAACTGGAGGCGGCAATGCAACAGTATGAAATG GCCATAGCATATCTGGGAGACGACTTCATGTTCCAATTGTTTGGGAAGTACCGTGATATGGCTTTGGCAGTAAAGAATCCCTGTCACCTTAACATGGCAGCATGCCTGATAAAACTCAAGCGCTATGATGAAGCCATCGCTCAATGTGGCATT GTCTTGGTCGAGGATGAAAACAATGTGAAAGCACTGTTTCGGCGTGGCAAAGCTAGAGCAGAGCTTGGGCAGGTGGATGCTGCTCGTGAAGATTTCCTCAAGGCCCGTAAATATGCCCCAGAAGACAAAGCCATAGCAAAAGAGCTGCGTCTGCTAGCAGAACACGACAAAGCTGTTTATCAGAAACAGAAAGAGCTTTACAAGGGATTATTTGGAAAAAGTCCAGATCCCAAACCAAAACCCAAAAATTGGCTGATTTTATCCTGGCAGTGGTTGCTGTCAATATTTTATCGCCTTTTCAAGCAGCAGAGGCAGAAAGATGACTGA
- the LOC131018503 gene encoding putative F-box protein At2g02030, whose amino-acid sequence MDSKSSKVSLLFLHEAIIEEILLRIPVRSLLRFRCVSKSWRCLIDSDRFIKNHFQTSSKNASLAHHRHFYFLDSHEEAVSDKKAVSDGDEESDSDEESHSNNEESESIHIVGCCNGLVCYWSNFGNLEKGYFELLNPATTITGRILPELELKIEDRVWSIGDCGFDWDESSGAHKVFVVLHWGNWDRMAKLYSSETNSWKTVIEVIDFENMSMYRTPVLSSGKLHWLRTDHIVTFDMKSEEFGVMERPHAQVVSLMRVDDGCLGAMCGHDYEGGWSIKYTDVRLMKEDSWVKAEDIVVYKPLVRAANVVFPRRPKIPRSGAAHDAEIWLVRGLTFKLDDPAHDDELRNKKIQAWESYMLKTDLCFLYVESLVSPIPFNKRGNCP is encoded by the coding sequence ATGGATAGCAAAAGCAGCAAAGTATCTCTCCTTTTTCTTCATGAAGCAATCATCGAAGAAATACTGTTAAGAATTCCGGTGAGATCTCTCTTGAGATTCCGTTGCGTTTCGAAATCATGGCGTTGTTTGATTGACAGCGACCGATTCATCAAAAACCACTTCCAAACCTCATCAAAAAACGCATCTTTGGCCCATCACAggcatttttattttcttgactCGCACGAGGAGGCCGTCTCGGACAAGAAGGCCGTCTCGGACGGAGACGAGGAGTCCGATTCGGACGAGGAGTCCCACTCGAACAATGAGGAGTCGGAGTCCATTCATATCGTGGGATGCTGTAATGGGCTGGTCTGTTACTGGAGTAATTTCGGTAATCTGGAGAAAGGGTATTTTGAATTGTTGAATCCTGCCACCACCATTACTGGCAGAATTTTACCGGAACTGGAATTGAAAATAGAGGATAGGGTTTGGTCCATTGGCGATTGTGGGTTCGATTGGGACGAATCCAGTGGTGCACACAAGGTGTTTGTTGTTTTGCATTGGGGTAATTGGGATCGGATGGCTAAACTTTATAGCTCAGAAACGAATTCATGGAAAACAGTAATTGAGGTCATTGACTTCGAAAACATGTCCATGTACCGCACTCCAGTGTTATCGAGCGGGAAGCTTCATTGGCTGAGGACTGACCACATTGTTACCTTCGACATGAAAAGCGAGGAGTTTGGAGTGATGGAGCGGCCACATGCGCAGGTGGTGTCCTTGATGAGGGTCGACGACGGCTGCCTTGGCGCGATGTGTGGTCATGATTATGAAGGTGGTTGGTCAATCAAGTATACTGATGTTCGGTTAATGAAGGAGGATTCTTGGGTGAAAGCGGAGGATATTGTTGTTTATAAGCCTCTGGTGAGAGCGGCAAATGTTGTTTTTCCTCGTCGTCCTAAAATTCCTCGATCGGGGGCAGCCCACGATGCGGAGATTTGGCTAGTTCGTGGACTGACTTTTAAGCTCGACGATCCAGCACACGATGATGAGTTGCGGAATAAGAAAATTCAAGCTTGGGAGAGTTACATGCTAAAGACGGACCTCTGCTTTCTCTACGTCGAAAGTTTAGTTTCTCCGATCCCTTTTAACAAAAGGGGTAactgcccctaa
- the LOC131018037 gene encoding late embryogenesis abundant protein At1g64065-like, which yields MAERREQEKPLAPATPAIVFVEKLTPFPAAEFISRRRKRCLKCCGCSAALLLIIAVTTLALMLTVFHVKDPAIKLNSVNIHGFDKLSNNTNALAGFNLTLVAGISIKNPNAASFKFDEATAGVHYGGALVGEARAPAGEAGPRRKRRMDVVVDIMVDRLVGVSRFESDYAAGILPLSAFARVKGVVKITEVIKRSFVVKINCSFSVDFRSQVIRDRSCMRDLSL from the exons ATGGCCGAGAGAAGAGAACAAGAGAAGCCCCTCGCCCCGGCCACCCCCGCAATCGTCTTCGTCGAAAAGCTCACCCCCTTCCCGGCGGCAGAGTTCATATCGCGCCGCCGCAAGCGATGCCTCAAGTGCTGCGGCTGCTCCGCCGCGCTGCTCCTAATCATCGCCGTCACAACACTCGCGCTCATGCTCACAGTCTTCCACGTGAAGGATCCAGCGATCAAGCTGAACTCGGTGAACATCCACGGCTTCGATAAACTATCCAACAACACCAACGCCCTCGCCGGCTTCAACCTCACGTTGGTGGCCGGCATCTCCATCAAGAATCCTAATGCGGCGTCGTTCAAGTTCGACGAGGCGACGGCGGGCGTGCACTACGGCGGCGCGCTCGTCGGAGAAGCTAGGGCGCCGGCGGGGGAGGCGGGGCCGCGGCGGAAGCGTAGGATGGATGTTGTGGTGGATATTATGGTGGATCGATTGGTAGGAGTGTCGAGATTTGAGAGTGATTATGCAGCTGGAATTTTGCCGCTTAGTGc TTTTGCGAGAGTTAAAGGGGTGGTGAAGATCACAGAGGTTATCAAGAGGAGTTTTGTGGTGAAGATCAATTGCAGTTTTAGTGTCGATTTCAGAAGCCAGGTTATTCGAGATAGGAGTTGCATGAGAGATCTTTCTTTGtga